A stretch of DNA from Candidatus Binatia bacterium:
GCCGTCGAGTGTCCAGCCGCTAGCCTCCAGCTCGCTGCGCAGCAATGCCAGATCATAGCGGCAGCGGTGGCCTGCCGCCTCATCCGTATGGCTCCATAGCCACGCAAAAGCGGGTACGGAGATCAGCAAGCGAGCCCCGGGCCCCGCCAGCCTTCCCGCCTCGCGAAGCAGCGAGAGTGGATCGACATGTTCGAGTACGTCGAGAATGGAGATCAAGTCGAATTGTCCGCTGGCCAGCGGCACACTTTGTACATCCGCCGCGATCACGATCGCGCCGCTGTCCCGGGCGGCCGCCTGAGAGGCTAGCGCGTCGTGTCCTTCCACGCCCACTGTCGTTCCGGCAAAGCCGCCCAGTGTGCTCAGGAAGCGACCCGTTCCGCAGCCCAGGTCAATTGCCTTCGATGCTTGCTGGCTGCGCGTACGCGTCAGGATGCGCGACAGTAATCGATCGCGTGCCTCGAACCAGAAATGGTTCTGCTCCAGATCGCGCAGGTGATCGCGCCGATCGACAGAGAACCCCGCCGGAACGAAAGACGTCGTGGTCGTGGCAAGGTAGCCGGACCGCAGCTGCGGTGCCCATCCGCAGCTGCAACCTGCCTCGACGTCGGTGAAGTCCGACCCGCAGCGGCCGCAGCGCCATCGCAATGCCTCGTTCACCCCGGCTCGCCTCCACAAAAAATCCGGCGCTCCTGGGATAGGGCAGGAAGCTGGAGTGGCGCCCCTCCCGAGGTCATGCGGCACATCTCGAAGATCCAGCCAGAATTGGGGGCTTCAGCGCGACACGCTCGCAGAATGAGCCCACGCGATGGGCCGCCCCCCGGGTCGCAATCGCCTATCCGATTCCGGTTGGATCGTTCCTGAGTCGAGGTTTGCCGGGCACGAGCGTGGTTGTGGAGCGCCAAGTGGAGTGCACGCAGGTGGGCCTTGTGAGCGGTGGGTGGCACGAGCGCCCTGTCTACAGCAAGGGCGTTCTGCTTGGCAAGCCTGAATCTCACTGGCGCAGAGGGGTTTGGGGGCGAAGGGTTGAGTCTGCAAAGCCGCCCAGCGGCTCTGCCACAGACGGGAAGATTGATCCCCGGCTTGAGATTTTCCCGGAACCTGCGCGGTGTTGGGGGGGGTGATGGACATAGACCTTGCAGCGGCAGGGAAATGCCCCGTCCCGTACTGAAGATCCCTCCCGCACTTCACATACGGGGAGGGATCCTTGTGCGGGGAATGGCCACCACCGGCAGGAGAGTCCGACCTCCAAGGGTTGGACTCCCGCCAGGCTCGGTGATCCCTCAATGCCCGAGGTCGTGGAGGAATCCGTTGCTGCGCTCCCT
This window harbors:
- a CDS encoding class I SAM-dependent methyltransferase, with product MNEALRWRCGRCGSDFTDVEAGCSCGWAPQLRSGYLATTTTSFVPAGFSVDRRDHLRDLEQNHFWFEARDRLLSRILTRTRSQQASKAIDLGCGTGRFLSTLGGFAGTTVGVEGHDALASQAAARDSGAIVIAADVQSVPLASGQFDLISILDVLEHVDPLSLLREAGRLAGPGARLLISVPAFAWLWSHTDEAAGHRCRYDLALLRSELEASGWTLDGHTYYQALLLPLVFASRWRRSDRTSGIERTPPAWLNRLLGACNAMEVAAFSRFSLPFGSSLLGWAQRTE